A region from the Geobacter benzoatilyticus genome encodes:
- a CDS encoding SLC13 family permease, which produces MERISLDKPLKIDRRPLWQILAGRTHRYQVIAGLILLSTVLFNLDPPRGLSAQGYHSLILFGATVFLWVTGLLPMAATALLSMVMLPLLGIMDARTTYGHFGNEAVFFILGAFILAAAMTGSGLSARLARAMLARFGRTPIRLALTVFLLSTALSYCMSEHAVAAMMFPVVSEIAVSLGLERGKSRYAGLLFMSIAWGCIIGGIATFLGGARAPLAVSILREGTGLGFSFLEWMIAASTIVLPLIVIGFLLLLRFFPVDLESVEGGLRHLNRKRLETGKMSFDEFTVALVMIATILGWITLGERVGLAAIAILAAVFLFTFRVISWKSIEEDVNWGIILMYGGSIALAGAMEKSGAATWIVNRGLESFTPSPFVVVAVISFVAIIMTECISHAAVVAIFMPIGLTLSKSMGIDPKVMTLAIALPAGLAYCLPMGTPATAIAYGSGYLKSRDIMLPGAVIMLISWVLFLLSARFIWPLLGLAI; this is translated from the coding sequence ATGGAACGGATTTCCCTCGATAAACCGCTAAAGATCGACCGGCGCCCCCTCTGGCAAATCCTGGCCGGCCGTACGCACCGCTACCAGGTTATTGCCGGGCTGATCCTGCTCAGCACAGTGTTGTTCAACCTCGATCCCCCCCGGGGACTTTCGGCGCAGGGGTACCATTCCCTGATTCTCTTCGGCGCCACCGTATTTTTGTGGGTGACCGGGCTTCTCCCCATGGCGGCCACGGCGCTCCTCTCCATGGTGATGCTCCCTTTGCTGGGAATCATGGACGCCCGGACAACCTACGGGCATTTCGGCAATGAGGCGGTTTTTTTCATCCTCGGAGCCTTCATCCTGGCAGCCGCCATGACCGGCAGCGGCCTGTCGGCCCGCCTGGCGCGGGCGATGCTTGCCCGATTCGGCCGAACCCCCATCAGGCTTGCCCTGACCGTCTTTCTGCTCTCCACCGCCCTTTCTTACTGCATGAGCGAGCACGCAGTGGCGGCCATGATGTTCCCGGTGGTGTCCGAGATCGCCGTTAGCCTCGGCCTGGAGCGGGGAAAGAGCCGTTACGCAGGGTTGCTTTTCATGTCCATCGCCTGGGGGTGCATCATCGGCGGCATTGCGACGTTCCTCGGCGGTGCGCGGGCGCCGCTGGCGGTCAGCATCCTCAGGGAAGGGACCGGTCTCGGTTTCTCGTTCCTCGAATGGATGATTGCCGCCAGTACGATCGTTCTGCCGCTGATAGTGATCGGCTTCCTGCTCCTGCTGCGGTTTTTCCCGGTTGATCTGGAGAGCGTCGAGGGGGGCTTGCGCCACCTGAACCGCAAACGGCTTGAGACGGGGAAAATGAGCTTCGATGAGTTCACGGTAGCCCTGGTGATGATTGCCACCATCCTCGGCTGGATAACCCTGGGTGAGCGGGTCGGACTGGCTGCCATAGCGATTCTTGCGGCCGTGTTCCTGTTCACCTTCAGGGTGATTAGCTGGAAATCGATCGAAGAGGATGTGAACTGGGGCATCATCCTGATGTACGGCGGCTCCATCGCCCTGGCCGGCGCCATGGAGAAAAGCGGGGCGGCCACGTGGATAGTCAACCGGGGGCTGGAATCCTTTACTCCGTCGCCCTTCGTGGTGGTGGCGGTCATCTCGTTTGTCGCCATCATCATGACCGAGTGCATCAGCCATGCAGCGGTGGTGGCCATCTTCATGCCGATCGGCCTGACTCTGTCAAAGAGCATGGGAATCGACCCCAAGGTCATGACGCTGGCGATAGCTCTCCCCGCCGGCCTGGCTTACTGCCTCCCCATGGGAACCCCGGCCACGGCCATCGCCTATGGTTCCGGTTATCTTAAAAGCCGCGACATCATGCTCCCCGGAGCCGTAATCATGCTGATCTCGTGGGTGCTGTTCCTGCTGTCGGCCCGTTTTATCTGGCCCCTGCTCGGGCTGGCAATCTGA
- a CDS encoding transglycosylase domain-containing protein: MHSLLKRSILSVILVCSLLMLTAASALAQGGIARYPHLPSGYSSIKVFDRHGRFAGRILPEKRFWISIEQIPAFLQNAVIAVEDARFYEHGGIDLRGIARALVKDVVKGKLVEGGSTITQQLIKNKYLTGAKTIERKLEEARLAMEYEKKYSKKQILEMYFNEIYYGNGAWGIAQAARIYFDKNPDELTDAECALLAGVPKNPGRYNPLGKSSDVSRRRDVVLTRMLDLEMISAKQKQKLRTRPVTVVQRGQAPYYLAHIRDELVRKFGARIIDQGGLEVTAAMDLNLQKLAEKTLRDGVKKVSPQLQGALISLDPATGDVLAAVGGVNFAKSNYDRAFVARRQPGSTIKPLIYAAALEVGITADSVWDDTPVAYNRGNNQTWKPFNYGREKYGALTLRQALAYSNNVITVKLLDTIGVPYFTGFARNAGLPLRASNDLSLALGTEDVTLHDLVAAYTPLANGGVKSEPRTILRIYDKKHRSWADNPASATQVLSPAAAYITTRMLKDAMVYGTAKSLKPFSQKRPSAGKTGTTDDYRDAWFIGYTPHLLTGVWVGYDKPRPGGRGFTGGVVAAPIWRQFMEPALASGPATDFPQPETVVTVSVDPATGSLATPDCPEKRDELFIEGTQPTVYCPKHGGDALNPEPPSPSDLPGDGAPVAEPPPPSPPL, from the coding sequence ATGCATTCATTGCTGAAACGCTCGATTTTATCAGTAATTCTGGTCTGTTCCCTCTTGATGCTCACGGCGGCATCGGCCCTGGCCCAAGGGGGAATAGCCAGATATCCCCATCTCCCTTCCGGATATTCCTCCATCAAGGTTTTTGACCGCCACGGCAGGTTCGCCGGCCGGATTCTCCCCGAAAAACGATTCTGGATCTCCATCGAGCAGATCCCCGCTTTTTTGCAGAATGCGGTAATCGCGGTGGAAGACGCCCGCTTTTACGAACACGGCGGCATAGATCTCCGTGGTATTGCCCGGGCCCTGGTTAAGGATGTAGTCAAGGGGAAGCTGGTCGAAGGGGGCTCGACCATTACCCAGCAGTTGATAAAGAACAAATATCTGACCGGCGCAAAGACCATCGAGCGGAAGCTGGAAGAAGCCCGGCTGGCCATGGAGTACGAGAAAAAATACAGCAAGAAGCAGATTCTCGAGATGTATTTCAATGAAATCTATTACGGGAACGGCGCGTGGGGTATCGCCCAGGCGGCCCGGATCTATTTCGATAAAAACCCCGATGAGCTGACCGATGCCGAATGCGCTCTCCTGGCCGGAGTTCCCAAAAACCCCGGACGTTACAACCCACTGGGGAAATCCTCCGACGTGAGCAGGCGAAGGGACGTGGTCCTTACGAGAATGCTGGACCTCGAGATGATATCCGCCAAGCAGAAGCAGAAGCTGAGAACCCGCCCCGTGACGGTGGTGCAGCGTGGGCAGGCCCCCTATTACCTGGCCCATATCCGCGACGAGCTCGTCCGGAAATTCGGTGCGAGAATTATCGACCAGGGGGGGCTGGAAGTGACTGCCGCCATGGATCTGAACCTCCAGAAGCTCGCCGAGAAGACCCTGAGGGATGGGGTCAAAAAGGTTTCGCCTCAGCTCCAGGGGGCATTGATCTCTCTTGATCCGGCAACGGGGGATGTGCTGGCGGCGGTGGGGGGGGTGAATTTCGCCAAAAGCAACTATGACCGCGCTTTTGTGGCCAGACGCCAGCCCGGTTCGACCATAAAGCCGTTGATTTACGCCGCGGCGCTGGAGGTGGGGATAACTGCCGACAGCGTGTGGGATGATACTCCGGTGGCCTACAACCGGGGTAACAATCAAACCTGGAAGCCATTCAATTACGGGCGGGAAAAATACGGCGCGCTGACGCTGCGGCAGGCATTGGCCTACTCGAACAATGTCATTACGGTGAAGTTGCTGGATACCATCGGGGTTCCGTATTTCACCGGATTCGCCCGCAATGCGGGGCTCCCTTTGCGTGCCAGTAACGATCTTTCCCTGGCTCTCGGAACCGAAGATGTCACGCTCCATGACCTGGTCGCCGCATACACCCCGCTGGCCAATGGAGGGGTCAAGTCGGAACCGAGAACAATTTTGCGCATCTATGATAAAAAGCACCGCTCCTGGGCCGATAATCCAGCGTCAGCCACCCAGGTTCTTTCCCCGGCAGCCGCCTACATCACTACGCGGATGCTCAAGGATGCCATGGTTTACGGTACGGCAAAGTCACTCAAGCCCTTCAGCCAGAAACGCCCCTCTGCCGGTAAAACCGGTACCACCGACGATTATCGGGATGCGTGGTTTATCGGTTACACTCCGCATCTGCTGACCGGCGTATGGGTCGGATACGACAAACCCCGTCCGGGGGGGAGGGGATTTACCGGCGGGGTTGTGGCTGCACCCATCTGGAGGCAGTTCATGGAACCGGCTCTGGCATCCGGGCCGGCAACAGACTTCCCGCAGCCGGAGACGGTTGTTACCGTATCGGTCGATCCCGCCACCGGTTCCCTCGCTACGCCTGATTGCCCTGAAAAACGCGACGAACTTTTTATCGAGGGAACCCAGCCAACAGTCTACTGCCCGAAACATGGCGGCGATGCCCTCAATCCGGAGCCCCCGTCACCGTCCGATCTTCCCGGCGATGGGGCGCCGGTGGCTGAACCACCGCCCCCTTCGCCGCCGCTATAA
- a CDS encoding RrF2 family transcriptional regulator, with protein sequence MITKKTKYAFKALIHLAVTPVDQHVLIAELAESENIPKKFLESILLSLRKGGLLKSRIGKGGGYALALPADKITIGSIVRILEGDIAPVQCLSTNNYARCEECLDEESCGIRLTMAEVNEVLNSALENLTLADMVERGRQARRKAKRVIDYSI encoded by the coding sequence ATGATAACCAAGAAAACGAAATACGCTTTTAAAGCGCTGATTCATCTGGCTGTTACGCCTGTCGACCAACATGTTCTGATTGCAGAGCTGGCCGAGAGCGAAAACATCCCTAAAAAGTTCCTTGAGTCTATCCTGTTGTCCCTGCGCAAGGGAGGGTTGTTGAAAAGCAGGATAGGGAAAGGTGGCGGTTATGCGCTTGCCCTTCCGGCAGACAAGATTACCATCGGTTCGATCGTCAGGATTCTCGAAGGGGACATAGCACCGGTACAATGCCTCAGCACGAATAATTATGCCCGTTGCGAGGAGTGTCTGGATGAGGAAAGCTGTGGAATCCGCCTTACCATGGCAGAGGTGAATGAAGTTCTCAATTCGGCCCTGGAGAATCTGACCCTGGCGGATATGGTTGAAAGAGGCAGGCAGGCGCGGCGGAAGGCAAAAAGAGTAATAGATTACAGCATCTGA
- a CDS encoding nitrite/sulfite reductase yields the protein MTSGIRDYRLDGIYRQRQDGFFMQRVKLPAGVISSVQARGVAAIAAAIGRGTVHLTTRGSMEIHWLREADLPLVKLELAKVGLTSRGACGGAVRGIVCGAQGSERFPALETMARRLQRHFAGNPRFERLPKKFKIGIEADVAGGRHLIQDAALVLVRSEEGRGWYDVWVAGGLGREPQAGFLLEKEVEERRIIPLLEAIVKVYASHAPAGKRLKHVVREIGEDELRRRINAEPGAVEELPEVVALPENLLPSPVSRRRLEVPVFAGLLSSDKLRLLADFADARADGSMAVTVDQNLALLLADDGDADAALRELEAAGFNLGGGPEGTVFRVCPGAHECLAGLAPTRDIAGVLRDALGPEGAKLSWAISGCHNSCTQPQLADVGIAVSRLVAGDDGKKEPRFALYRRSSGGFGEKTAELLTLDELLESVRRIG from the coding sequence ATGACTAGTGGAATCCGGGATTATCGTCTGGACGGCATTTACCGGCAGCGCCAGGACGGTTTTTTCATGCAGAGGGTAAAACTGCCGGCCGGGGTGATTTCTTCCGTCCAGGCCCGCGGGGTGGCGGCAATTGCAGCTGCCATCGGCCGGGGAACCGTCCACCTGACCACCCGCGGCAGCATGGAAATCCACTGGTTGCGCGAAGCGGACCTGCCTCTCGTGAAGCTGGAACTGGCAAAAGTGGGCCTCACCTCTCGCGGTGCCTGCGGCGGCGCGGTGCGCGGGATTGTCTGCGGCGCCCAGGGATCGGAGCGATTTCCGGCCCTTGAGACGATGGCCCGTCGCCTCCAGCGGCACTTTGCCGGAAACCCCCGGTTCGAGCGCCTGCCGAAGAAGTTCAAGATCGGCATTGAGGCTGATGTGGCCGGAGGCAGGCATCTTATCCAGGATGCGGCGCTGGTGCTTGTCCGCTCCGAAGAAGGGCGCGGCTGGTACGACGTATGGGTGGCCGGCGGGCTGGGGCGTGAGCCGCAAGCGGGCTTTCTGCTGGAGAAAGAGGTGGAAGAGCGCCGCATTATCCCTCTGCTGGAGGCAATCGTGAAGGTCTATGCCTCCCATGCGCCTGCGGGCAAGCGGCTGAAGCACGTGGTGCGGGAAATCGGCGAAGACGAACTCCGGCGCAGGATCAACGCTGAACCGGGCGCTGTGGAAGAATTGCCGGAAGTTGTCGCGTTGCCGGAAAACCTGCTTCCTTCGCCGGTCAGTCGCCGGCGGCTTGAAGTTCCGGTGTTCGCCGGATTGCTTTCGAGCGACAAGCTCCGTCTGCTGGCGGATTTTGCCGACGCCCGGGCCGACGGCTCCATGGCCGTCACGGTAGACCAGAACCTGGCCCTGCTTTTGGCTGATGATGGCGACGCAGATGCTGCACTTCGTGAACTTGAAGCGGCCGGCTTTAATTTGGGAGGGGGGCCGGAAGGGACGGTTTTCCGCGTCTGCCCCGGCGCCCACGAATGCCTTGCCGGTCTCGCGCCGACCAGGGACATCGCCGGGGTCTTACGGGATGCGTTGGGTCCGGAGGGGGCAAAACTGAGCTGGGCCATTTCAGGGTGCCACAACTCCTGCACCCAGCCTCAGCTCGCCGATGTGGGCATCGCGGTCTCGCGGCTGGTTGCCGGCGACGATGGTAAGAAAGAGCCGCGTTTTGCCCTGTATCGCCGCAGCAGCGGCGGGTTTGGGGAGAAGACCGCCGAACTGCTGACCCTTGATGAACTATTGGAATCCGTGCGCCGGATAGGGTGA
- the cysK gene encoding cysteine synthase A, with protein sequence MSKVYADNSQSIGNTPLVKLNRLGEGSRAAVIAKIEGRNPSYSVKCRIGANMIWDAEKRGVLKPGVEIVEPTSGNTGIALAYVAAARGYRLTLTMPETMSIERRRVLAALGANLILTPGAEGMKGAISRAEEIAASDPQKYFIPNQFKNPANPEIHEKTTGPEIWDGTDGGVDVLVAGVGTGGTITGISRYIKQTRGKQIISVAVEPKESPVISQKLAGSELKPGPHKIQGIGAGFIPDTLDLSLIDRVEQISSDEAIEFAKRLAREEGILAGISSGAAVAAAVRLAGLEEFAGKNIVVILPDGAERYLSTPLFEGV encoded by the coding sequence ATGAGCAAGGTCTATGCAGATAATTCCCAGTCCATCGGCAACACTCCCCTGGTAAAGCTCAACCGGTTGGGTGAGGGCTCCCGAGCGGCAGTAATCGCCAAGATCGAGGGTCGCAACCCGTCCTATTCGGTGAAATGCCGCATTGGCGCGAACATGATCTGGGATGCGGAGAAACGCGGGGTTCTCAAGCCGGGAGTGGAGATCGTGGAGCCCACCAGCGGCAACACCGGCATTGCCTTGGCCTATGTGGCCGCCGCCCGTGGTTACAGGCTGACTCTTACTATGCCGGAAACAATGAGCATCGAACGGCGCCGGGTGCTGGCTGCCTTGGGGGCAAACCTGATTTTGACGCCGGGAGCGGAAGGGATGAAGGGGGCAATCAGCCGCGCCGAGGAGATTGCCGCCTCGGACCCGCAAAAGTACTTTATTCCCAACCAGTTCAAGAATCCGGCCAACCCTGAGATACACGAGAAGACCACCGGCCCGGAAATATGGGACGGCACCGATGGCGGGGTTGATGTACTGGTTGCCGGTGTGGGTACCGGCGGGACGATTACCGGCATCAGTCGCTACATCAAGCAGACCAGGGGAAAGCAGATAATTTCCGTCGCCGTAGAACCGAAGGAAAGCCCCGTCATCAGCCAGAAGTTGGCCGGGTCGGAATTGAAGCCAGGTCCCCATAAGATCCAGGGGATCGGAGCCGGGTTCATCCCTGATACCCTCGATCTTTCCCTCATTGACAGGGTCGAGCAGATTTCCAGCGACGAGGCGATTGAGTTCGCCAAAAGGCTGGCACGGGAAGAGGGGATACTGGCCGGCATCTCGTCGGGAGCCGCGGTAGCCGCCGCAGTGAGGCTGGCCGGGCTGGAAGAGTTCGCGGGGAAGAACATCGTCGTTATCCTTCCGGACGGAGCCGAACGCTATCTCTCAACGCCCCTTTTCGAAGGGGTATGA
- the cysN gene encoding sulfate adenylyltransferase subunit CysN, with amino-acid sequence MAHQSELIEKDILAYLKSQEEKSLLRFITCGSVDDGKSTLIGRLLWDSKMVFEDQLAALEVDSKKSGTQGGAIDYALLLDGLQAEREQGITIDVAYRFFSTDKRKFIVADTPGHEQYTRNMVTGASTAQVAVILVDARKGLLTQTRRHSYLVSLVGIRHVVLAVNKMDLTGYDEQRFLSILRDYEQFAAPLGFDSITAIPLSALNGDNVIEASDNTPWYAGPTLMTYLETLELEGDNRSQPFRMPVQWVNRPHLDFRGFAGTVAAGTIRPGDEIVVAASGRTSRVERIVTMDGDLPEATAGQAVTLTLADEIDISRGDMLAAPDAPPIHARHPEAHLVWMHDEPLQPGQIYLVKTATAVAPGRVTSVQYAVDVNTLEQKQAPTLGLNGIGVVHLELDRPISFDPYRQNRHTGSFILIDRISNATVAAGMVIAAAPLEAKDERPESRGDLPAAKNGAPLRIVLSEASMSGAGVSVLDLGREAGDIEFEVSASFLDNLDKGNRSLFRLGGMNHLPAVAQLAYEYNLAFEFDRTGDGVSILLFKRGIRAVNRASDNGGGI; translated from the coding sequence ATGGCACATCAATCTGAATTGATAGAGAAAGATATCCTGGCATATCTGAAGAGCCAGGAGGAGAAATCGCTGCTTCGCTTCATAACCTGCGGCAGCGTGGATGACGGCAAAAGCACCCTGATCGGACGCCTGCTCTGGGACTCCAAGATGGTCTTCGAGGATCAGCTTGCGGCGCTGGAGGTGGACAGCAAAAAGTCCGGCACCCAGGGGGGGGCCATAGATTACGCCCTGCTGCTGGACGGCCTGCAGGCGGAGCGGGAGCAGGGGATCACCATCGATGTGGCCTACCGCTTCTTCTCCACGGACAAGCGCAAATTCATCGTTGCCGACACCCCCGGCCACGAGCAGTATACCCGGAACATGGTGACCGGCGCCTCCACCGCCCAGGTGGCGGTGATTCTGGTGGATGCCCGCAAGGGGCTCCTGACCCAGACCCGCCGCCACAGTTACCTGGTATCCCTGGTCGGCATCCGGCACGTGGTGCTGGCGGTGAACAAGATGGACCTGACAGGCTATGATGAGCAGCGTTTCCTGTCTATCCTGCGGGATTACGAGCAGTTCGCGGCGCCGCTCGGCTTCGACTCCATCACCGCCATTCCCCTGTCGGCCCTCAATGGCGACAACGTGATCGAGGCGAGCGACAATACACCATGGTATGCCGGCCCCACTCTCATGACCTATCTTGAAACCCTTGAGCTTGAAGGGGACAACAGGTCTCAGCCGTTCCGGATGCCGGTGCAGTGGGTGAACCGCCCCCACCTGGATTTCCGTGGTTTTGCCGGGACTGTTGCCGCGGGCACCATCCGGCCGGGCGACGAAATAGTTGTGGCCGCGTCGGGCCGCACCAGCCGGGTTGAGCGCATTGTAACCATGGATGGCGATCTTCCGGAGGCCACTGCCGGCCAGGCTGTGACCCTGACGCTGGCCGACGAGATCGACATCAGCCGGGGGGATATGCTGGCCGCACCCGATGCCCCGCCGATACATGCCCGGCATCCGGAGGCACACCTGGTCTGGATGCATGACGAGCCCCTTCAGCCGGGGCAGATATATCTGGTTAAAACGGCCACGGCCGTGGCGCCGGGTCGGGTTACCTCCGTTCAGTACGCCGTGGACGTCAATACCCTTGAGCAGAAGCAGGCGCCGACGCTGGGGCTGAACGGGATCGGCGTGGTTCACCTGGAACTCGACCGGCCGATCTCCTTCGATCCCTACCGCCAGAACCGGCACACGGGGAGTTTCATCCTGATCGACCGCATCAGCAATGCCACTGTTGCCGCCGGCATGGTGATCGCTGCTGCACCACTGGAGGCAAAGGATGAGCGCCCGGAATCCCGTGGCGATCTGCCGGCCGCAAAGAACGGCGCCCCCCTCCGCATCGTCCTGAGCGAAGCCTCCATGAGCGGTGCCGGGGTAAGCGTGCTGGATCTCGGCAGAGAAGCGGGCGACATTGAGTTCGAGGTTTCCGCCAGTTTCCTCGACAACCTTGACAAGGGGAACCGGAGTCTGTTCCGCCTGGGGGGGATGAACCATCTGCCGGCGGTGGCGCAGTTGGCCTACGAATACAACCTGGCTTTCGAATTCGACCGCACGGGTGATGGTGTTAGCATCCTGCTGTTCAAGCGGGGTATCAGGGCCGTGAACAGGGCATCCGATAATGGGGGAGGGATATGA
- a CDS encoding phosphoadenylyl-sulfate reductase — MNNSLPYIAKDAKPAEILRAGIEAADGPVSLACSFSLEDVAIIHIAHEAGLELGVFAIDTGRLNEETYEVADALTERYRLKINWFFPRHEEVEALERAEGLFSFRESLDKRHACCAIRKVEPLSRALKGLAGWVTGMRREQSVTRGELAPIERDELNGGILKINPLINWSEDELIAYTEAHRLPKNRLYSQGYRSIGCAPCTRAVKPGEDVRAGRWWWESAENKECGLHRR; from the coding sequence ATGAACAACTCGCTTCCATACATAGCAAAGGACGCAAAGCCGGCGGAGATTCTTCGCGCCGGCATCGAAGCCGCCGATGGGCCGGTATCGCTGGCCTGCTCCTTCTCCCTGGAGGACGTGGCCATTATCCACATCGCCCATGAAGCCGGTCTGGAGCTGGGGGTGTTTGCCATCGACACCGGGCGGCTCAACGAGGAAACCTATGAGGTGGCCGATGCCCTGACGGAACGCTACCGCCTGAAGATCAACTGGTTCTTCCCCCGCCACGAAGAGGTGGAGGCACTGGAGCGGGCCGAAGGGCTCTTCTCCTTCCGGGAATCCCTTGATAAGCGTCATGCCTGCTGTGCCATCCGGAAAGTGGAACCCCTCTCCCGTGCCCTCAAGGGGCTGGCAGGCTGGGTCACCGGCATGCGGCGGGAGCAGAGCGTAACCCGCGGCGAACTGGCTCCCATAGAGCGGGACGAGCTGAACGGCGGCATCCTGAAGATAAACCCGCTCATAAACTGGAGCGAAGACGAACTGATCGCCTACACCGAAGCGCACCGCCTCCCCAAAAACCGCCTCTACAGCCAGGGGTACCGCTCCATCGGCTGTGCCCCCTGCACAAGGGCGGTGAAACCGGGAGAGGATGTACGGGCCGGGAGATGGTGGTGGGAGAGTGCGGAGAATAAGGAATGCGGGCTGCACCGGCGATAG
- the cysD gene encoding sulfate adenylyltransferase subunit CysD encodes MSQNLTHLQQLEAESIHILREVVAEFSNPVMLYSIGKDSAVMLHLARKAFYPAPPPFPLLHVDTTWKFREMIQFRDRMAAESGMELIVHVNEEGVRQGISPFTHGSALYTGIMKTEGLKQALDKYKFDAAFGGARRDEEKSRAKERIFSFRSANHRWDPKNQRPELWNLYNTRIRPGESIRVFPLSNWTELDVWQYIHLENIPIVPLYYAAVRPVVERDGMLIMVDDDRLELKPGEEVQHKSVRFRTLGCYPLTAAVESTADTLPAIIREMLLTRTSERQGRLIDHDEAGSMEKKKQEGYF; translated from the coding sequence ATGAGCCAAAACCTTACACATTTGCAGCAGTTAGAAGCAGAAAGCATCCACATTCTCCGCGAGGTTGTCGCCGAATTTTCCAATCCGGTGATGCTCTACTCCATCGGAAAGGATTCGGCGGTCATGCTGCACCTGGCCCGCAAGGCCTTTTACCCGGCGCCGCCGCCGTTTCCACTCCTGCACGTGGACACCACCTGGAAGTTTCGCGAGATGATCCAGTTCCGGGACCGGATGGCGGCCGAGAGCGGCATGGAACTGATCGTACACGTCAACGAGGAGGGGGTCCGTCAGGGAATTTCCCCCTTTACCCACGGTTCGGCCCTTTATACCGGCATCATGAAAACCGAGGGGTTGAAGCAGGCTCTGGATAAGTACAAATTCGATGCCGCTTTCGGCGGTGCCCGCCGGGATGAGGAGAAGTCGCGGGCAAAGGAGCGGATCTTCTCCTTCCGCAGCGCCAATCACCGCTGGGACCCGAAGAACCAGCGCCCGGAACTCTGGAACCTGTACAACACCCGCATCAGGCCGGGAGAAAGCATACGGGTATTCCCGCTTTCCAACTGGACCGAACTGGACGTGTGGCAGTACATCCACCTGGAAAACATCCCCATCGTGCCGCTCTATTACGCGGCTGTGAGGCCGGTGGTGGAGCGTGACGGCATGCTGATCATGGTGGATGACGACCGCCTGGAGCTGAAACCGGGCGAGGAGGTGCAGCACAAATCGGTTCGCTTCCGGACCCTGGGGTGCTACCCCCTGACCGCGGCGGTCGAATCGACGGCGGACACGCTTCCCGCCATTATCCGCGAGATGCTCCTGACCCGCACCTCGGAGCGCCAGGGGCGCCTCATCGATCATGATGAAGCGGGTTCCATGGAGAAGAAGAAACAAGAGGGGTATTTCTAA
- a CDS encoding trans-sulfuration enzyme family protein — protein sequence MSIATAAVQIGLEWDTRTGAVTIPIYQTATFRHPGLGQSTGYDYSRSGNPTRQALEDGIARLDGASRGFAYSSGMAAIANLLLLFKQGDHLIVTEDLYGGTYRLFEQIFQQYGLEFTYVDTSDIAQTAAAIRPETKAIFVESLTNPLLKVADVAALAALCRDHDILCIVDNTFLTPYLLRPLDLGADIAVYSGTKYLAGHNDTVCGLVTVKDPALAERVYFHQNAAGAVLGPQDSWLTIRGLKTLSVRLDRQQDNALAIARWLAGHELVTKVYYPGLPDHPGHELLKAQGQGFGAMIAFEVTSPELVERLLIRTNVISFAESLGGVETLITFPAVQTHADIEPEKRAALGISDRLLRLSVGIEDVNDLIADLESAFNLEA from the coding sequence ATGAGCATTGCAACAGCAGCAGTACAGATCGGACTTGAATGGGATACCCGCACAGGTGCGGTGACAATCCCCATCTACCAGACGGCAACATTCCGGCACCCAGGCCTGGGGCAAAGCACCGGCTACGACTACAGCCGCTCGGGCAACCCCACCCGCCAGGCTCTGGAAGACGGAATAGCGCGCCTTGACGGGGCTTCCAGGGGCTTTGCCTATTCCTCGGGAATGGCGGCCATTGCGAACCTGCTTTTGCTCTTCAAGCAGGGAGACCACCTCATTGTTACCGAGGATCTGTACGGCGGCACCTATCGCCTGTTTGAGCAGATTTTCCAGCAGTACGGCCTGGAATTCACCTATGTGGACACAAGCGACATAGCACAAACTGCGGCCGCCATCCGCCCCGAGACAAAGGCAATTTTCGTGGAATCCCTGACAAACCCGCTCCTGAAGGTTGCCGACGTTGCCGCGCTGGCGGCGCTCTGTCGGGACCACGATATCCTCTGCATCGTGGACAATACCTTCCTCACCCCTTATCTGCTACGGCCGCTCGATCTGGGGGCGGATATCGCCGTCTACAGCGGCACGAAGTACCTGGCAGGCCACAACGATACGGTGTGCGGCCTAGTGACGGTAAAGGATCCCGCACTGGCGGAACGGGTATATTTCCACCAGAATGCCGCCGGCGCCGTACTCGGCCCCCAGGATTCCTGGCTCACCATCCGCGGCTTGAAGACCCTGTCGGTTCGCCTGGACCGCCAGCAGGACAACGCCCTGGCCATTGCCCGCTGGCTGGCGGGGCACGAACTGGTGACGAAGGTCTATTACCCCGGCCTGCCGGACCACCCGGGGCATGAGCTCCTGAAAGCCCAGGGGCAGGGATTCGGAGCAATGATTGCCTTTGAGGTAACCAGTCCGGAACTGGTGGAGCGTTTGCTGATCCGCACCAACGTGATATCCTTTGCCGAAAGCCTGGGGGGGGTCGAGACACTGATAACCTTCCCTGCCGTCCAGACCCATGCCGACATCGAACCGGAAAAGCGGGCCGCCCTCGGCATCAGCGACCGCCTGCTCCGGCTCTCCGTCGGGATTGAAGACGTGAACGACCTTATTGCCGATCTGGAATCGGCTTTCAACTTGGAGGCATAG